From Sphingomonas nostoxanthinifaciens, a single genomic window includes:
- a CDS encoding helix-turn-helix transcriptional regulator, translating into MATSEPNRLGDYLRARRSRLDPIALGLPASRRRTPGLRREEVAQRANISPTWYTWIEQGRGGNASADVLDRISRALMLTEVEREHIYLLGLGRPPEVRYRGSEGISPRLQGVLDAMVYTPATVRTATWDIVGWNRAAAIILGDYGARPPGRRNVLRMIFCDPAVRAAQYDWDSVARTLVASLRVDAARAGADAEVAPLVEELCRASAEFAAMWRDNDIAGHAHGFKRLRHPVLGVLEMDISSFAVEGRPDLSMVVYAPNTPEGIAAVRALIERSDDGPAGSDQRSGTV; encoded by the coding sequence ATGGCGACATCCGAACCAAACCGCCTCGGCGACTATCTCCGCGCACGACGGTCGCGCCTCGATCCGATCGCACTGGGGCTGCCGGCGAGCCGGCGGCGTACGCCGGGGCTGCGCCGCGAAGAGGTGGCGCAGCGCGCCAATATCAGCCCGACATGGTATACCTGGATCGAGCAGGGGCGCGGCGGCAATGCCTCGGCCGACGTGCTCGACCGCATTTCCCGCGCGCTGATGCTGACCGAGGTCGAGCGCGAGCATATCTACCTGCTCGGCCTCGGCCGCCCGCCCGAGGTCCGCTATCGCGGAAGCGAGGGCATCTCCCCGCGGCTTCAAGGCGTGCTCGACGCCATGGTCTACACGCCGGCGACGGTGCGCACCGCGACGTGGGACATTGTCGGCTGGAATCGCGCGGCCGCGATCATTCTCGGCGATTATGGCGCGCGGCCGCCGGGGCGACGTAACGTGCTGCGCATGATCTTCTGCGATCCCGCCGTCCGCGCTGCCCAATATGACTGGGACAGCGTCGCGCGCACATTGGTGGCGTCGCTCCGCGTCGATGCGGCGCGCGCCGGCGCCGATGCCGAGGTCGCGCCGTTGGTCGAGGAACTATGCCGCGCCAGCGCGGAGTTCGCCGCAATGTGGCGTGACAACGACATTGCCGGGCACGCACATGGCTTCAAGCGCCTGCGCCACCCAGTCCTCGGTGTGCTGGAGATGGACATCTCGTCCTTCGCGGTCGAAGGGCGCCCCGACCTCAGCATGGTGGTCTACGCGCCCAACACCCCCGAAGGCATCGCGGCCGTCCGCGCGCTGATCGAGCGCAGCGACGACGGCCCCGCCGGATCGGATCAGCGCAGCGGCACGGTGTAG
- a CDS encoding SMP-30/gluconolactonase/LRE family protein: MRFGRPLLGMSAALALLGAAPPGDIAFPRGRIFPESITVTRGGELFTSGADDGAIWHARPGDAAATEWLDPARSGMVGMLGVFADDRAGLLWACGRPKIGDPDEVRDHASALLAFDIRTAAPKGRWPMPGGAKSTCNDMAVDRAGNLYISETAGGRIIRLKKGAAALDVWLADPRLEGLDGIAFDRDGTMYLSSVRTNRLFRLPLDRTGDPGALVELTPSRPLDRPDGMRFVAPGRLLFGEAGDHGGISEATIAGDRLEIRTVTGGKPGTTSAVAYRGNVYATVAKLRYRTPEMKGQDAGPFFIYTVPLR; encoded by the coding sequence ATGCGGTTCGGACGGCCGTTGCTGGGCATGAGCGCTGCCCTGGCATTGCTGGGCGCGGCGCCGCCGGGCGACATCGCGTTTCCGCGCGGACGCATCTTTCCCGAGAGCATCACCGTCACGCGCGGCGGCGAGTTGTTCACCAGCGGGGCGGACGACGGCGCGATCTGGCATGCGCGACCGGGCGATGCAGCCGCGACCGAATGGCTCGATCCGGCGCGGAGCGGCATGGTCGGCATGCTCGGCGTGTTCGCCGACGATCGCGCGGGGCTCTTGTGGGCGTGCGGGCGGCCGAAGATCGGCGATCCGGACGAGGTCCGCGACCACGCATCCGCCTTGCTCGCATTCGATATCCGGACAGCGGCGCCGAAGGGGCGTTGGCCGATGCCGGGCGGCGCCAAATCGACCTGCAACGACATGGCGGTCGATCGCGCGGGAAATCTCTACATCAGCGAGACCGCGGGCGGGCGGATCATCCGCCTGAAGAAGGGCGCGGCCGCGCTCGACGTCTGGCTGGCCGATCCGCGCCTCGAGGGGCTCGACGGGATCGCATTCGATCGCGACGGGACGATGTACCTCAGCTCGGTGCGCACCAATCGCCTCTTCCGCCTGCCGCTGGATCGAACGGGCGATCCCGGCGCGCTGGTCGAGCTGACGCCGTCGCGCCCGCTCGACCGCCCCGACGGAATGCGCTTCGTGGCGCCCGGCCGGCTGCTGTTCGGCGAGGCCGGGGATCATGGCGGCATTTCCGAAGCGACGATCGCCGGCGACCGGCTGGAAATCCGCACGGTGACAGGAGGCAAGCCGGGCACGACGTCCGCCGTTGCGTATCGCGGGAATGTCTACGCCACCGTGGCCAAGCTGCGCTATCGCACGCCCGAGATGAAGGGGCAGGATGCCGGCCCCTTCTTCATCTACACCGTGCCGCTGCGCTGA
- a CDS encoding VOC family protein codes for MVRTFCALALALLALPAAAATDSRPPITGISHLAVYSTDMAATEHFYAVILGGRKASDPEDAAGVRYYFSPRQFVEVLPAPAGHGPSMLAHAAYVTTDAAALRAYLVAHGATGVSPVKRGDGGDQWFSMKDPEGNLIQLVQPGSSDTTPSAGAISGRIIHVGYLVHNRADQDRFYRQLLGFRPYWYGAMRTDAVDWISQQTPKGSDWLEYMMVGPGSTTPLDHVDARELGVLNHLSLGVRNMEATITQLIAEDRLSPRHDGPQMGKDGKWQGNLYDPDGTRVELMEFQPVTKPCCSGFTAPSPTK; via the coding sequence ATGGTCCGCACATTCTGCGCGCTCGCGCTCGCCCTGCTGGCATTGCCGGCTGCCGCCGCCACCGATAGCCGACCGCCCATCACGGGCATCTCCCACCTCGCGGTCTATTCGACCGACATGGCCGCCACCGAGCATTTCTATGCGGTGATCCTCGGCGGCCGAAAGGCCAGCGATCCCGAGGATGCGGCCGGCGTCCGCTATTATTTCAGCCCGCGCCAGTTCGTCGAGGTGCTGCCGGCACCCGCCGGGCATGGCCCCAGCATGCTCGCCCACGCCGCCTACGTCACGACCGATGCGGCGGCATTGCGCGCCTATCTCGTCGCCCACGGCGCGACCGGCGTATCACCCGTCAAGCGCGGCGATGGGGGCGACCAATGGTTTTCGATGAAGGATCCGGAGGGCAATCTCATCCAGCTCGTACAGCCGGGATCGAGCGATACGACGCCCAGCGCCGGTGCGATCAGCGGCCGGATCATCCATGTCGGCTATCTCGTCCACAATCGCGCCGATCAGGACCGCTTCTACCGCCAGTTGCTCGGCTTCCGTCCTTATTGGTACGGCGCGATGCGCACGGACGCGGTCGACTGGATCTCGCAGCAGACGCCCAAGGGCAGCGACTGGCTGGAATATATGATGGTCGGACCGGGCTCGACCACGCCGCTCGACCATGTCGACGCGCGCGAGCTGGGCGTGCTCAACCACCTGTCGCTGGGCGTGCGCAACATGGAGGCGACGATCACCCAGCTCATCGCCGAGGATCGGCTGAGCCCGCGCCACGACGGCCCGCAGATGGGCAAGGACGGCAAATGGCAGGGCAATCTCTACGACCCCGACGGCACGCGGGTCGAGCTGATGGAGTTCCAGCCGGTCACCAAGCCGTGCTGCTCGGGATTCACGGCGCCTAGCCCGACGAAATGA
- a CDS encoding TonB-dependent receptor, with translation MTLALAAQIAAGAGTAAQTPGAAPASGAQAQETGRTGPATANASGDIVVTARRRNESVQRVPIAMSVVGGTALAETGTYNVNKLTQIQPTLQFYSTNPRNSAANIRGLGAPFGLTNDGIEQGVGIYVDQVYYSRIASATFDFTDTERIEVLRGPQGTLYGKNTTAGAINIITRPPSFTPEARVELSGGNYDFFQGKASASGPLIDDKLAIRLSTSITTRRGTVYNVRQDEWENSQDNQSFRGQLLWKATDNLDLTLSGDFNQQNPRCCVQYYARVGATQRPLNRQYAALAAAQNYAVPSTDAFDRITDVDTALRAKQKLGGVSLLANWDIGPATITSVSAWRFWDWKPSNDRDFIGLPITTVSANPSQQWQVSQELRVASNGTHALDYVFGVFFFHQRVDTQGLQVQGSAASAFLLNPTSAGGRDPATLNGLTARNTIGFDNTSAAAFGKVTWHITPKLSLAPGLRVNYDEKKGDYLSVVTTGTGSTTLTSDQRGVLAPQSYDPQFHNWNVSGDLTLAYAISPTINSYATYARSYKSGGINLSGLPLDANNNPILSSATVRPEKVNHYELGLKTQIPPLHATINVAAFWTDIDDYQATVTNGQLGVLRGYLANAGKVRTRGVEVDAAVRPTNRLNLYFNGAFTDAKYIHFRDAPCPPELSGGTTATAAIPASPAGTGTVSPANCDISGQWLPGVSRWAASYGAEYDLPATGVGLPGEFYLGYDGSYRSKFSSNPSRSLYTDVNGYALGNIRVGYREGGRWNLFGWVRNVWNQNYYELLATQSGSTGLVVGQPGDPRTFGFTVSHSF, from the coding sequence ATGACCCTGGCGCTTGCCGCGCAGATCGCGGCCGGCGCCGGTACGGCTGCGCAGACTCCCGGCGCCGCGCCGGCGTCCGGTGCGCAGGCCCAGGAGACCGGGCGGACCGGCCCGGCGACCGCCAACGCATCGGGCGATATCGTCGTCACCGCGCGGCGGCGGAACGAGTCCGTGCAGCGCGTGCCGATCGCCATGTCGGTGGTCGGCGGCACGGCGCTCGCGGAAACGGGCACCTACAATGTCAACAAGCTGACGCAGATCCAGCCGACGCTGCAATTCTACTCGACCAACCCGCGCAACTCTGCCGCGAATATCCGCGGGCTCGGCGCGCCGTTCGGCCTGACCAACGACGGGATCGAGCAGGGCGTCGGCATCTATGTCGATCAGGTCTATTATAGCCGGATCGCATCGGCGACGTTCGACTTCACCGATACCGAGCGTATCGAGGTGCTGCGCGGGCCGCAGGGCACGCTGTACGGCAAGAACACCACCGCCGGTGCGATCAACATCATCACTCGGCCGCCGAGCTTCACGCCCGAGGCGCGCGTCGAGCTGAGCGGCGGCAATTACGATTTCTTCCAGGGCAAGGCTTCGGCGTCGGGGCCGCTGATCGACGACAAGCTCGCCATCCGCCTGTCGACCTCGATCACCACCCGGCGCGGCACGGTCTATAACGTGCGGCAGGACGAGTGGGAGAATAGCCAGGACAATCAGAGTTTCCGCGGGCAATTGCTGTGGAAGGCCACCGACAATCTCGATCTGACCCTGTCGGGCGACTTCAATCAGCAGAACCCGCGGTGCTGCGTGCAATATTATGCGCGCGTCGGCGCGACCCAGCGCCCGCTCAACCGCCAATATGCGGCACTCGCCGCGGCGCAGAATTATGCGGTGCCCTCGACCGACGCGTTCGATCGCATCACCGACGTCGATACGGCACTCCGCGCCAAGCAGAAGCTCGGCGGCGTCTCGCTGCTGGCGAACTGGGACATCGGTCCGGCGACGATCACCTCGGTTTCGGCCTGGCGCTTCTGGGATTGGAAGCCATCGAACGACCGCGATTTCATCGGCCTGCCGATCACGACCGTCTCCGCCAACCCGTCGCAGCAATGGCAGGTGAGCCAGGAACTGCGTGTCGCCTCGAACGGCACGCACGCGCTCGATTATGTGTTCGGCGTCTTCTTCTTCCATCAACGCGTCGATACGCAGGGGCTGCAGGTGCAGGGCTCGGCGGCGAGCGCCTTCCTGCTCAACCCCACCAGCGCGGGCGGTCGCGATCCGGCGACGCTGAACGGGCTCACCGCGCGCAACACGATCGGCTTCGACAACACCAGCGCCGCCGCCTTCGGCAAGGTGACGTGGCATATCACGCCCAAGCTGTCGCTCGCGCCGGGGCTGCGCGTCAATTACGATGAGAAGAAGGGCGACTACCTCTCGGTGGTGACCACCGGCACGGGCAGCACCACGCTCACCAGCGACCAGCGCGGCGTGCTGGCGCCGCAAAGCTACGATCCGCAGTTCCACAACTGGAACGTATCGGGCGACCTCACGCTCGCCTATGCGATCAGCCCGACGATCAACAGCTATGCGACCTATGCGCGCAGCTACAAATCGGGTGGCATCAACCTGTCGGGCCTGCCGCTCGACGCGAACAACAACCCGATCCTCTCCTCTGCGACGGTCCGGCCCGAGAAGGTCAACCATTACGAGCTGGGCCTGAAGACGCAGATCCCGCCGCTGCACGCGACGATCAACGTCGCGGCCTTCTGGACGGACATCGACGATTATCAGGCGACCGTCACCAACGGCCAGCTGGGCGTTTTGCGCGGCTATCTCGCCAATGCCGGCAAGGTGCGTACGCGCGGCGTCGAAGTGGATGCCGCGGTGCGACCCACCAATCGCCTGAACCTCTACTTCAACGGTGCCTTCACCGACGCGAAGTATATTCACTTCCGCGATGCGCCGTGCCCGCCGGAGCTGTCCGGCGGCACCACCGCGACCGCCGCCATCCCGGCTAGCCCGGCCGGCACCGGCACGGTCAGCCCGGCCAATTGCGATATCTCGGGCCAGTGGCTGCCGGGCGTGTCGCGTTGGGCGGCATCCTATGGCGCGGAATATGATCTGCCGGCGACCGGGGTAGGCCTGCCCGGCGAGTTCTATTTGGGCTATGACGGCAGCTACCGCTCCAAATTCTCGTCCAACCCGTCGCGCTCGCTCTACACCGACGTGAACGGTTATGCGCTGGGCAACATCCGCGTCGGCTATCGCGAAGGCGGGCGCTGGAACCTGTTCGGGTGGGTGCGCAACGTCTGGAACCAGAATTACTATGAACTGCTGGCGACCCAGTCGGGCAGCACCGGGCTCGTCGTCGGCCAGCCGGGGGATCCACGCACCTTCGGCTTCACCGTCTCGCACAGCTTCTGA
- a CDS encoding alpha/beta hydrolase, with translation MTKRKDEAEIGRDYWVRNVHRPSLLAFPAKADHNNGAAIVIFPGGGHRLLVWTNEGTKVATALNRMGVSAFVLKYRLAREPGSPYSIEGDAADDARRAIRWVRAHAADYGIAPDRIGVMGFSAGGELVSLVADNPEPAGRPTTDTIDTVSARPDFQVLVFPGPLGIPAKAIEHAPPAFITAGSLDKCCATPSVALYEQLRKAGIPAELHMYAESDHAFNLDESNRISILHWPDRLNDWLADGGWLEPRRPPSPPHH, from the coding sequence GTGACGAAGCGCAAGGACGAGGCCGAGATCGGCCGCGATTATTGGGTGCGCAACGTCCATCGCCCTTCGCTGCTCGCCTTCCCCGCCAAGGCCGACCACAATAATGGCGCGGCGATCGTGATCTTTCCCGGCGGCGGCCATCGCCTGCTCGTCTGGACCAACGAGGGCACGAAGGTGGCAACCGCGCTCAACCGCATGGGCGTCTCGGCATTCGTGCTGAAATACCGGCTCGCGCGCGAGCCGGGCTCGCCTTACTCGATCGAGGGCGACGCCGCGGACGATGCCCGGCGCGCGATCCGCTGGGTCCGTGCCCATGCCGCCGACTATGGCATCGCGCCGGATCGGATCGGGGTAATGGGCTTCTCCGCCGGCGGCGAACTGGTGTCGCTGGTCGCCGACAATCCGGAGCCTGCCGGACGACCGACGACCGATACGATCGACACGGTCAGCGCACGCCCCGATTTTCAGGTGCTGGTCTTCCCCGGCCCGCTCGGCATCCCGGCGAAGGCGATCGAGCATGCGCCTCCGGCCTTCATCACCGCGGGCAGTCTGGACAAATGCTGCGCCACGCCGTCGGTCGCGCTCTACGAGCAGCTCCGCAAGGCCGGCATCCCGGCCGAGCTGCACATGTATGCCGAGAGCGATCACGCCTTCAATCTCGACGAATCCAACCGCATCTCGATCCTGCACTGGCCCGACCGATTGAATGACTGGCTCGCCGACGGCGGCTGGCTGGAACCGCGCCGACCGCCCTCGCCACCCCATCATTAA
- a CDS encoding methyl-accepting chemotaxis protein has product MLDGLAKGGVAAFLDKASGSLVARVLIATTTVGIAIFAIAAIISYQHGSAKLQREVSQRLDRFTQMQARTVGLWFDGRRMLVVSANEDVAQLPPGSAPDAAFVHKVLLNSFLGTYFGAEDGRFYNYPHIRELPRGYDPRKRPWYRQAVAQGDTIVTRPYPDASLAADVVTIATPLRRNDHVVGVTGADFSIAALTRMLQGDHLRHTQVFMVDADGTVLIHPDKSATGQPLARLFDGHPPPIGSGVSEVTAAGRRQLVTFAHVPGLPRADWFVGVAIDRAAAYSDLYASVWHDIVLSAGVMLAALIIIWAILARFVLLPLKAIVRSMNDIVDGRTTALPDGMDRRADEIGGMARAVGVFRADRARIVELTEAEVTRLADEARTRSEMTASLQRSFGRVVDAALAGDLSPRVAQSFPDPELNMLARSINQLVATMESGLGETGRVLAALARTDLSCRVEGDHGGAFAKLKADTNAVADRLGEIIDELDGTSRQLKAATGALLSDAGELSHRTERQSHAIRGASGAIQRLSATVADNATQAELASRKGREAASSAEAGNMVLADAQATMERLNASSATISDVIDMIDQVAAQTSLLALNASIEAARAGQAGRGFAVVAIEIKSLAERAAQASSEAGLLIDQTRLEMTSGSRMMAEVTHSLGAMMTAAHDNAEHLQSIAHANRAQAQAIEEINATVGQVDQFTVDNSALVERLNLTMAETGARAKELDRIVETFALARSGTRARA; this is encoded by the coding sequence ATGCTCGACGGGCTTGCCAAGGGGGGAGTGGCCGCTTTTCTCGACAAGGCGTCGGGAAGCCTGGTGGCGCGCGTGCTTATCGCCACGACGACGGTCGGAATTGCGATCTTCGCGATCGCCGCGATCATCTCCTATCAACATGGCAGCGCAAAGCTTCAGCGCGAGGTGAGCCAGCGGCTCGACCGCTTCACCCAGATGCAGGCGCGGACCGTCGGGTTATGGTTCGACGGCCGGCGGATGCTGGTGGTCTCGGCCAACGAGGACGTCGCGCAATTGCCGCCCGGCAGCGCGCCTGACGCTGCATTCGTGCATAAGGTGCTGTTGAACAGTTTCCTCGGCACCTATTTCGGCGCCGAGGACGGCCGCTTCTACAATTATCCCCATATTCGCGAGTTGCCGCGTGGCTATGACCCGCGCAAGCGGCCCTGGTATCGGCAGGCGGTGGCGCAGGGCGACACGATCGTCACGCGCCCTTATCCCGACGCGTCGCTCGCCGCCGACGTGGTTACCATCGCAACACCCCTGCGGCGTAATGATCATGTCGTCGGCGTGACCGGAGCGGACTTCTCCATCGCCGCGCTTACGCGAATGCTGCAAGGCGACCATCTGCGCCACACCCAGGTGTTCATGGTCGATGCCGACGGGACGGTCTTGATCCATCCGGACAAAAGCGCGACGGGCCAGCCACTTGCACGCTTGTTCGACGGACACCCCCCACCGATCGGCTCAGGCGTGTCCGAGGTGACCGCCGCGGGCAGGCGCCAGCTGGTCACCTTCGCCCATGTGCCCGGTCTACCCCGAGCCGACTGGTTCGTCGGTGTCGCGATCGACCGCGCGGCGGCATATTCCGATCTCTATGCATCGGTGTGGCACGATATCGTGCTCAGTGCCGGAGTGATGCTTGCGGCGCTCATCATCATCTGGGCTATCCTTGCCCGGTTCGTGCTGTTGCCGCTCAAGGCGATCGTCCGCAGCATGAACGATATCGTCGATGGACGCACGACGGCATTGCCCGACGGCATGGATCGCCGCGCGGACGAGATTGGAGGCATGGCGCGCGCTGTCGGCGTGTTCCGCGCGGATCGCGCGCGGATCGTCGAGCTGACCGAGGCGGAGGTCACCCGATTGGCCGACGAGGCACGAACGCGGTCCGAGATGACGGCGAGCCTGCAGCGATCGTTTGGCAGGGTGGTCGATGCAGCGCTTGCAGGCGACCTTTCGCCGCGCGTGGCGCAAAGTTTCCCCGATCCGGAACTGAACATGCTGGCCCGCTCGATCAACCAGCTGGTCGCAACGATGGAAAGCGGATTGGGAGAGACGGGGAGGGTACTCGCGGCACTCGCCCGGACGGATCTCTCGTGTCGCGTCGAGGGTGACCATGGGGGCGCCTTCGCCAAGCTGAAGGCGGATACCAACGCGGTGGCCGATCGGCTGGGCGAGATCATCGACGAACTGGACGGCACCTCGCGGCAGTTGAAGGCTGCAACCGGCGCCCTGCTGTCGGATGCGGGCGAGCTTTCGCACCGAACCGAGCGGCAGTCGCATGCGATCCGCGGCGCGTCGGGCGCGATCCAGCGCCTGTCGGCAACCGTCGCCGACAATGCCACACAGGCGGAACTGGCCAGCCGCAAGGGGCGCGAGGCAGCCAGCTCGGCCGAAGCGGGCAACATGGTGCTCGCCGACGCGCAGGCGACGATGGAGCGGCTCAACGCATCGTCGGCGACCATCTCCGACGTGATCGACATGATCGATCAGGTCGCCGCGCAAACCTCGTTGCTCGCGCTCAATGCCTCGATCGAGGCGGCGCGTGCCGGTCAGGCGGGCCGTGGCTTCGCGGTGGTGGCAATCGAGATCAAAAGCCTCGCGGAACGCGCCGCACAGGCCTCCAGCGAGGCCGGTCTGCTGATCGACCAGACCCGGCTGGAGATGACCAGCGGATCCCGCATGATGGCCGAGGTCACGCACAGTCTGGGCGCGATGATGACCGCCGCGCACGACAATGCCGAGCATCTCCAGAGTATCGCCCACGCCAATCGTGCGCAGGCGCAGGCGATCGAGGAAATCAACGCGACGGTGGGGCAGGTCGATCAGTTCACCGTCGACAATTCGGCGCTGGTGGAACGGCTCAACCTCACGATGGCGGAGACCGGCGCGCGGGCGAAGGAACTCGACCGGATCGTCGAGACCTTTGCCCTGGCGCGCTCGGGGACGCGCGCCAGGGCTTGA
- a CDS encoding catalase family peroxidase, translating to MPSPTPRLPRMALIAAILALVILVFAWVGGFLSPGRVGGGGLADALQAANGKVYPGFRRAHAKGLCVSGRFEANGAGAALSRASLFPAGSVPVIGRFSTGGGNPMAPDGRVVFHALGLRFVLPHGERWHMALDHTPIFIASTVADFVALQNAAIPDAKTGKPDPAKMKAFAASHPETQAFLDYMKTAPLPSSFANGTYYSIDAFRFVDAQGQSRLVRWQFEPETPFAALDKATLDKQPSDFLFDDLLARTKQAPLRWHMILVVANPGDRTDNATVRWTGPHRQIDAGTLILDHAATETQGDCRDYNYDPLILPKGVAASDDPILAARSAAYSASFRRRTKEGPRVDAVTSAHATGGGQ from the coding sequence ATGCCGTCGCCAACGCCCCGCCTGCCGCGCATGGCGCTGATCGCCGCGATCCTCGCGCTCGTCATCCTGGTCTTCGCGTGGGTCGGGGGCTTTCTGTCGCCGGGCCGCGTCGGCGGCGGCGGGCTCGCCGACGCGCTCCAGGCCGCCAACGGCAAGGTTTATCCAGGCTTCCGCCGCGCCCATGCCAAGGGATTGTGCGTCAGCGGCCGGTTCGAGGCGAACGGTGCCGGCGCGGCGCTTTCGCGCGCCAGCCTGTTCCCCGCCGGATCGGTGCCGGTGATCGGCCGCTTCTCGACCGGCGGCGGCAACCCGATGGCGCCCGATGGCCGCGTCGTATTCCACGCGCTCGGGTTGCGCTTCGTACTGCCCCATGGCGAGCGCTGGCACATGGCGCTCGATCATACGCCGATCTTCATCGCCTCGACCGTCGCCGATTTCGTGGCGCTCCAGAACGCCGCCATTCCCGATGCCAAGACCGGCAAGCCCGATCCGGCGAAGATGAAGGCGTTCGCGGCCTCGCACCCCGAGACGCAGGCGTTCCTCGATTATATGAAGACCGCGCCGCTGCCGTCGAGCTTCGCCAACGGCACCTATTACAGCATCGATGCCTTCCGCTTCGTCGATGCCCAAGGGCAAAGCCGCCTCGTCCGCTGGCAATTCGAGCCCGAGACGCCGTTCGCCGCGCTCGACAAAGCGACGCTCGACAAGCAGCCGAGCGACTTCCTGTTCGACGATCTGCTCGCACGGACGAAGCAGGCGCCGCTGCGGTGGCATATGATCCTGGTCGTCGCCAATCCGGGCGACCGCACCGACAATGCGACGGTGCGCTGGACCGGCCCGCATCGGCAGATCGATGCCGGCACGCTGATCCTCGATCATGCCGCGACCGAGACGCAGGGCGATTGCCGCGACTATAATTACGATCCGCTGATCCTGCCCAAGGGCGTGGCGGCATCCGACGATCCGATCCTCGCCGCCCGATCGGCCGCTTATTCGGCCTCCTTCCGGCGACGCACGAAGGAAGGGCCGCGGGTGGACGCCGTGACGAGCGCGCATGCGACGGGAGGCGGCCAATGA
- a CDS encoding cytochrome b, translated as MTTERFALPARILHWLMAALILAMLLIGAGMVSTATSRYPELLAWHRPIGIAILILALIRLAVRLTHRPPPLPSDLPPLQVAAAKGSHYLLYALMIGMPLIGWAMQSAGGYPIILWKGVVLFPILPHDALAYGWLRFAHGLLAYAFFLLILGHLGAALFHALIRRDGVFRSMAG; from the coding sequence ATGACGACCGAACGTTTCGCGCTGCCCGCGCGCATCCTCCATTGGCTGATGGCGGCGCTGATCCTCGCCATGCTGCTGATCGGCGCGGGCATGGTCTCGACCGCGACGTCGCGCTATCCGGAGCTGCTGGCATGGCATCGCCCGATCGGCATCGCCATCCTGATCCTCGCGCTGATCCGGCTGGCGGTGCGGCTGACGCATCGCCCGCCGCCATTGCCCAGCGACCTGCCGCCGTTGCAGGTCGCCGCCGCCAAGGGCTCGCACTATCTGCTCTACGCGCTGATGATCGGCATGCCGCTGATCGGCTGGGCGATGCAGTCGGCCGGCGGCTATCCGATCATCCTGTGGAAGGGCGTGGTGCTGTTTCCGATCCTGCCGCACGATGCGCTCGCTTATGGCTGGCTGCGCTTCGCGCACGGCCTGCTCGCTTACGCTTTCTTCCTGCTGATCCTCGGCCATCTCGGCGCGGCCCTGTTCCACGCGCTGATCCGTCGGGACGGGGTGTTCAGGAGCATGGCCGGCTGA
- a CDS encoding SDR family oxidoreductase, protein MRVFVTGATGWVGSAVVTELLANGHQVVGLARSDEGAAGVVATGAEVLRGALANLDVLRAGAEGADGVIHTAFNHDFSRFAANAEDDRRAIEAIGEVLRGSDRPFITTSGVGLLGTGRLATEEDRSPAPSEHLPRMSEVATEAVAASGVRAAAMRLPPSVHGKGDHGFIPILIGIAREQGAAAYIGDGSNRWSGVHRQDAARAYRLALEHGAEGGPYHAVADEAVPFKAIAEAIGLGLGLPVVAKSPEEAQAYFGWFAMFAGRDMAASSARTRSLLGWQPTGPDFLTDIAQPAYYEAASAH, encoded by the coding sequence ATGCGCGTTTTCGTTACCGGCGCGACCGGCTGGGTCGGATCGGCCGTCGTCACCGAATTGCTTGCGAACGGCCATCAGGTCGTCGGGCTCGCCCGCTCGGACGAGGGCGCGGCGGGCGTCGTCGCGACGGGCGCCGAAGTGCTGCGCGGCGCGCTCGCCAACCTCGATGTGCTGCGCGCCGGTGCGGAGGGCGCCGACGGCGTGATCCACACCGCCTTCAATCACGATTTCTCCCGCTTCGCCGCCAATGCCGAGGACGATCGCCGCGCGATCGAGGCGATCGGCGAGGTGCTGCGCGGCAGCGATCGGCCGTTCATCACCACGTCGGGCGTCGGCCTGCTCGGCACCGGCCGGCTCGCAACCGAAGAGGATCGCTCGCCGGCGCCGTCCGAGCATCTGCCGCGCATGTCCGAGGTGGCGACGGAGGCCGTCGCCGCATCCGGCGTGCGTGCCGCCGCGATGCGGCTGCCGCCGTCGGTCCACGGCAAGGGCGATCACGGCTTCATCCCGATCCTGATCGGCATCGCGCGCGAGCAGGGTGCGGCCGCTTATATCGGCGACGGCAGCAACCGCTGGTCGGGCGTGCACCGGCAGGATGCGGCACGCGCCTATCGGCTGGCCCTGGAGCATGGTGCCGAGGGTGGCCCCTATCATGCGGTCGCGGACGAAGCGGTGCCGTTCAAGGCGATCGCCGAGGCGATCGGCCTAGGGCTCGGGCTGCCGGTGGTCGCCAAGTCGCCCGAGGAGGCACAGGCCTATTTCGGCTGGTTCGCGATGTTCGCCGGTCGCGATATGGCGGCATCCAGCGCGCGCACGCGCAGCCTGCTCGGGTGGCAGCCGACCGGGCCCGACTTCCTTACCGATATCGCCCAGCCGGCTTATTACGAGGCCGCCTCGGCGCATTGA